Part of the Cohnella candidum genome, CATGTAACCGGCGTTGATTTGGTTTTCGTCGCGGATCGTGACGTACATTTTCACCCAAGCGTATTCGCCTTTTTTGGCCAATGCGTTGTACAGCCAGTAAGCGAATTGCTCGCGGGTCGCCTTGGCGTTCGGGTCGATGTCTTGCGGAATGTCCAGTCCGTTGTAGAAGGCGATGATGAACGAAGGAGCATACCAGGCGTCGTCTTTGACTTTCGTGAACGAGTCGCTGGCTTTCGGTTCTTTAATGAACCGAAGTCCGTCGATGTTCAGATCCATCGCTTTCACGATCAGCGCGACCGCGTTGCCCACGGTGAGCGTGCCTTGAGGAGAAAATTTGTCCTTGCCGGTGCCGCTCAGAATGCCTTGCTTCTGCAAGTTTTCGATGGCTGCTTTTTCCTTGTCCTTCTGGGTGTCGCTGAAGGCGTAAGCCGATCCGGCGAGGGAGAAGACGAGGGAAGCGATGACGAGCAGCATGAGGACGGTTCTGCGTTTGATCCCATTCATGTAATTGACCTCCTTGGGTATTGGGTGCGGCGATTTACCGCTGTCGGTGTCATGGACGCACATGGATTGGAAAAGGTTGCATCGTGATCTTCGAAATTTTTCACCTCGCGAAAGGGGCGTGAAAACAACAAAAAAAGAAGCCGTAACGGCTTCCTTGGTTGTGTAAGTATGGTGATCTCAGCAGGGTTCGAACCTGCGACCCCCACCCTGTCAAGATGGTGCTCTCCCAGCTGAGCTATGAGATCGTAGTCATTCACACAAGTTATAATTATATCGGATCGTAACCCGATTGTAAAGAACAAAATATGGTGATCTCAGCAGGGTTCGAACCTGCGACCCCCACCCTGTCAAGATGGTGCTCTCCCAGCTGAGCTATGAGATCATGTCCGCGTCAGAGACATTTGTTATCATACCAACTGTCTTCCTCGAAGTCAACCGTAAATCGGGATTTTTATGTGATGATTTGCGGCGGTCCGGCGTATCCATGAAACAACGGAATCAGTCGGGAGGAACGGCGATAATGGATGATGCGGCTTACCTGGTCGTCAGCCTGGCGGGATTGTTCGCGCTGATCGGCGTCGTGATTGCCGGCGTCGCCAGATTGGTGCAGCGGGATACGACCGAATATGACCGGCGGTTTCTCTGGCAAGATTATGAGAAGGAAAAGGAAGAATGAACGAACGAAGCTCCGGCTCATCGCCGGAGCTTCGCGTATGAAAGCGGAACTTTATTCCTCGTCCCACTTTTTGGAATAGGCTTTCTTGGTGACCCAAAGGCACAGCCAAGTGATCAGGACCAACAGGATGAAAGAGATGATGTAAGTCGTCAGCAAGGTTTAGGCATCCTTTCGAACGGATTCCTTCCCATCATAACGGTTTTCGGCCGCCGATACTACCGTTCCGTGTTCGATGGCATAAATTTTATGCTGTTCGACGAATCTCATCCGGCCCGTCCGTCCGACGAAATCGGGTTGGTCGTCCCCGTAATGCATGAGGTAGATGATCCGCTGGAGCTCTTCCGGCAGCGTAAGCAGCCGGGCGAGGTCCGCGTGGACGACGCCCGGAGGGTGAAGCTGGCAGTCGTGGAAAATGGCCGTAACGCCGCGCTCCTTGACCATCCGCTCCAGCAACTCACCGTCGAACGTCATGTCCGCCGTGTAGAAGAATCGGTCGTTGAACAGGATCGAGTAACTCGGCTTGTTCGGGATGTGCGACGTCCGAAGCAATTCGGCTTCGATGCCCGGCAGCAGTTCCGTTTTGACTCCCTCCGTCAAAGGGCGCACCTCGAAATAATCCTCCAGCGTATGGCAGCCGTCCTGCTCAAGCCCTCCCCTCAGGGAGTTTTCCCAAAGAGGGACGAGCAGCGTATCCGCGGCGTATAGAACCGGCTTCCGCCGGTAAATGAATTTCATCTGGAATGCGAATTCTTCCAGTCCGCCCACATGGTCGGCGTGGATATGCGAGATCAAAATCGCGTCGATCTCGTCGAAGCCTTTGCCGAGCTCGTACAGAGCCCGCGGGGCGGTGATGCCGCAATCGAGCATCAAGGTGCGGCCGCCGGCTTCCAGCAAGGCGTTATTATTGTAGAAAGTTTTGGCGAACGCACTGCCGGTTCCCAACATCTGCAGTTTCAAGCCGCGACCTCCAATCTCGCTGCGCCTCTATCGTTTTCGACAGCCTCTAAACAATGTACCATAATTTACCTCGGCGCAAAAGTCATTATAAGCGTGACTTCTGAACGAAATCTGAACGGTGCCGTCTGGAACTTTCGGATTAGGGCCGCATATGCTGTCACGGTGGGAATCGTGATGATCCGGGGAGTGACAGCCGATGTCGAAAGCCGTGAAAAAGAAAAAGGCCGTGCCGGAAGGCCGGGTGCAGCCGCAAATGAAAATCGTGATGTCCGATGTATGCGCCGTTTGCCGTACGCCATGCACGAGAGGGTTGGCCTATTTGGAACGCATGCGCCAGCCGGGGGCCGTGGGAACGGGCGTGCCTTGCGTGTTGACGCTTCCGGGCAAGAAATGAAGAATGTCCGGATTTTTCTATGAAACGCCCATCCGGTCCCGCAACTTTCCTCGCTCTCTGCGGTATAACCATTATGCAGACATGAAGCGAGAGACGACGGAGGTTGCAGGTTATGAAAGTTCGGAAAATATTGATGTTGACGATGGTGCTTACCCTCTTATTCGCCACGGCTGCCTTCGCGGAGTCGATTTCCCAAAATGTCCGGGTACTGGTGAACAAGAAGGAGATCGACGGCGGGATCCTGGTCGACAATAAGGCGTACTTGGCAGTCGGAACGCTGGCCAAGTCTTTGCAAGCCTTCGTGACCTGGGACAATGACGAGAAGAAAGTCACCATCAGCAAACCGAACGTGCACATGTTCACGATGAACGATAACCAAGCCTTCCAAAGCGTGCCCAAAGACCGATACAAATTCCACGTCCACGCCCAGATCGACAGCATGAAGACGGACATCTCGAGCCTGAAATTCACGATCACGGATCCTTACGGGGACGAGACCCTGATCGAGGCGCGTTATGCGGGAGACGACAATTTCCCGTCCGACAAGGAGGACTTCCTCCTCAATACCAAGGACATCTCCTACAATTTCAAATACGCCGGACGTTACGTGGTCCGCTGTTGGATGAAGGCCGTCGGAGATTCGTCCATGCAAGTCGTGTCGGAGAAAAGCATCATCATCAAATAAGGCAAACCAGCCAGCGCCTCGCCGCACCGCGGAGAGGCGCTTTCGTTTGACCCGGGGTAGGGGACATGGTACGATACGTGGGAAACCCAATATTAACCGATTGAACGGAGGTTCGCCATGAGCGATCATGTCCACGACGAGAACTGCAACCACGAGCACGACGAAGAAGCGGTGTTTGTCGTTACCGACGAAGACGGCATTGAACACGAAATGGTGCTCGTCTACACGTTCGAAACCGGCGACCGCGCCTATGCCGTTCTGCTCGACCGCAACGATCCGGAAGACGAGGGCGTCATTTTCCGCATTGAGGAAGACGGCGAGGATGAAGTGCTCGTCAACATCGAGGACGACGAAGAATGGGAACGCGTCATGAAAGTATATGAAGAGCTGGCATCCAAGGAAGCCGAGCAATCGGACGTCTAGTCCGCTGCTTGCCGGCGCTGCATGAAAAAAGAAGGCCGAAGCCTCCCCGGTCGGGGGAGAGCGGCCTTCTTTTTTTTGCGTTCCGAAAAATGGGCGAACCGCCGCTTGTGAGGGACAAATCCGCGATGGTAAAATAAGTGAAATATTCAGACAATTCATC contains:
- a CDS encoding stalk domain-containing protein → MKVRKILMLTMVLTLLFATAAFAESISQNVRVLVNKKEIDGGILVDNKAYLAVGTLAKSLQAFVTWDNDEKKVTISKPNVHMFTMNDNQAFQSVPKDRYKFHVHAQIDSMKTDISSLKFTITDPYGDETLIEARYAGDDNFPSDKEDFLLNTKDISYNFKYAGRYVVRCWMKAVGDSSMQVVSEKSIIIK
- a CDS encoding MBL fold metallo-hydrolase: MKLQMLGTGSAFAKTFYNNNALLEAGGRTLMLDCGITAPRALYELGKGFDEIDAILISHIHADHVGGLEEFAFQMKFIYRRKPVLYAADTLLVPLWENSLRGGLEQDGCHTLEDYFEVRPLTEGVKTELLPGIEAELLRTSHIPNKPSYSILFNDRFFYTADMTFDGELLERMVKERGVTAIFHDCQLHPPGVVHADLARLLTLPEELQRIIYLMHYGDDQPDFVGRTGRMRFVEQHKIYAIEHGTVVSAAENRYDGKESVRKDA
- a CDS encoding DUF1292 domain-containing protein, whose amino-acid sequence is MSDHVHDENCNHEHDEEAVFVVTDEDGIEHEMVLVYTFETGDRAYAVLLDRNDPEDEGVIFRIEEDGEDEVLVNIEDDEEWERVMKVYEELASKEAEQSDV